The Streptomyces sp. NBC_01298 genome contains the following window.
CGGGAGACGGGTTCCGCGGCGGGCGCACCCGTACGCGCGGAGCGCTCCAGGCATTCGGCCAGGGCGCGGGCTCCCGGTATCTCCGCCAACCTCCCCCACGCGGCGCCCGGTTCGCCGCCGAGCCGCAGCTCCGCCCCGGCCATCGCCAGCCGGTCGCCCACCGGGCCGCCCAGCGACTCCCCCACCGCCTCGGCTGCGTCCACCGGACCGGCTCCGGCTGCCAGACAGGCGGCCAACAGGTCGGCGGCGAAAGGGAGCTGGCGCTCGGCCTCCCCGGGGTCCACCCCTGCGGCCGGCCGTCGCCGCACGAGCCACCCACGGACCGCGAACCCCGCCGCGCAGCCGGCCGCCACGCCCGCGAGCCCGCCGATCAGTACCCAGGCCACCACCAGCGCTCCGGCCGGCCCGGCCCAGGCCGCCGGGGCCGCCCGCAGCCGTGGCCCGGGCACCGGTCGCCTGCGCGCCGTCCCCACCCCGAGCAGGCGGGCGAGTCGGCGCCGGGACGCCCGCGCCCTGATGCGGGCGGCCACCAGCGACCCCGCGCTCAGCGCCGCCGCCGCGAGGCACAGGGCCGTCCCCAGCCTGTGGATGGCGAAGCCGTCCATCACCGCTCCCCCACCCGTACGATCCGCCGGCACCACAGCAGCCCCACCGTCTCCAGCACCGCGCCCGTGAGCAGGCAGCCCCACCCCACCGGCGTGTGCAGGAGCACCCGCAGCGGATCGGCCCCCAGCCCGGTTCCGATCAGCAGGCCGACTCCCGGGAGCAGGGCGAGCACCGCCGTCGTCGATCTCGCTCCCGTGAGCTGGGCGCGCAGTGATTCCTCCCGGTCCCGCTCGGCCCGCAGGGCCCCGTCCAGCCGGTCCAGTCCGGCGGCCAGCCCCGCGCCCCCGTCCACCGAGACCCGCCAGCAGGCGGCCATCGCCGCCAGGCCCTCCGCGCCGGGTTCCCGCGCCGTCTGCCGCAGTGCCGCCGCCACGTCCCCGCCGAAGGCCGCGGCCGCGAGGACCCCTGCCTCCGCGGCTCCCGGCCCGCCGGGGCCCGCCACCGTCCGGCGCATCGCCTCGGTCAGTGCCCGGCCCGGCTGCGCCCCGGCGCGGAGCTCGCCCACCACCGCGCCGCACAGGGCCACCACCTCGGCGGCCCGCGCCGTCCGGGCCCGCTCCCGCTGCCGGGCCCGGAGCCCGCGGCGCACCAGCGGCACCGCCGCCGCCCCCACGAGCAGCGGGATCACCGACCCGCCCAGCAGTGCGAGC
Protein-coding sequences here:
- a CDS encoding type II secretion system F family protein encodes the protein MDGFAIHRLGTALCLAAAALSAGSLVAARIRARASRRRLARLLGVGTARRRPVPGPRLRAAPAAWAGPAGALVVAWVLIGGLAGVAAGCAAGFAVRGWLVRRRPAAGVDPGEAERQLPFAADLLAACLAAGAGPVDAAEAVGESLGGPVGDRLAMAGAELRLGGEPGAAWGRLAEIPGARALAECLERSARTGAPAAEPVSRLASTLRADRARRAGARAQRAAVLVTAPVGLCFLPAFLALGVAPVVIGMASGLLSGR
- a CDS encoding type II secretion system F family protein, with the protein product MSAGAVAAPALFAGVLCAGAAAWALAGADGVSRRAGAVLAGAGPPEPVGPAPWERLVAGVRVRAARGPEWACLGVGLALALLGGSVIPLLVGAAAVPLVRRGLRARQRERARTARAAEVVALCGAVVGELRAGAQPGRALTEAMRRTVAGPGGPGAAEAGVLAAAAFGGDVAAALRQTAREPGAEGLAAMAACWRVSVDGGAGLAAGLDRLDGALRAERDREESLRAQLTGARSTTAVLALLPGVGLLIGTGLGADPLRVLLHTPVGWGCLLTGAVLETVGLLWCRRIVRVGER